A segment of the Phaseolus vulgaris cultivar G19833 unplaced genomic scaffold, P. vulgaris v2.0 scaffold_19, whole genome shotgun sequence genome:
GGCCAAGAACGGGGCTTCATCATCCTCCCGCTCAgactccggaggccactgaaAGGTGGCCTGATTTCGCTTTTCATATGAGCATAGGGCGTGTACATGATTGCCCCATTTGTCTAATTTGTCTTTATCACGAACTTTATGTGTAACCCTAACTCTTGAGACATACTTTGGTTTCGTCTAAGCGTTGCTCATTTTATTTTTGCATACTCTCGTCTACCTCTGCCTCCTCTGTCATGCTGCGTGCGTTACCTCCGACACTCTCCTCCCTTGTTTTTAGGAGGGTTTATTTTACCTGCACTGAGTGTCCATGCTTAAAGGGAGGCCTGCTCTGGGTGCCCTTAGCGTATCTAACACTAGGGACAAAGTCGcgctttggtgcccacgcccatggagaggccgatataacagcgccgtatcgtccatggagtgtctcaaacaccaaggcgaCTGGTCCCTTATCTCTTTGgtgcttggtgcccacgcctgaggagaggcctattacagcagcgccgtatcgtcctcagggtgtctaaaaacaccaaggCAAAGGCTCCCGTCCGACACCGGGGCTagttattcatacttgaggagggggcgtcccgaaggaaatcctcaacccctgctcaaggactaagaCTCCCGGATTTTACCTTATCAAAcatctgataccggggctagctattcacacctgaggagggggcgtcccgaaggaatcctttaacccctgcCCAGGGACTAAGCTCCCGGATTTTGCCTCGTGTTGgacatacctgttatcttgaCCTCTAGACGCATGCATGCGCTCTTACTACTTGCTTCGAATTCCGCTGTCGTCTCCCCATTTGGCGATGCCTACATTCTGGCGACGCCCCACCTTGGCGGCGTTTCCCTTGGCGACATGTCATtcggcgacgcctcttcttggcgacgcctgatCTTTGCGACGCCTAACCTTGGCGACGCTTGATCTCGGCGGCGCCtcgtcttggcgatgccttatcttggcgacgacTGACGCTGCTTTGAGTCTTTGTCTTTTATCTCCTTAACCTTTGGTCTTACACTTTGAGCGAGAAGAGAAAAACTGAGACAAAGTTTTCTCGAACTTCtatttttacttgggtgacctcattaaaaaacccccgagaggcaaaaaaagtgtcccctttacaaatcGTATTACATTACTCTCCACTAACATAactcaactgaaataaaatttcaaattggcCGCATTCCAACTGTGTGGAATgggacctccttccaaagtctctagatTGTATGAACGATTCCCCTTGGCTTTGGTGATtatgaagggtccggtccatttgggagacaatttgttctctagctcatatgggtgagctttcctcatgaCTAAGTCACCAACCTGGAATTGCCGGGGCTTCACCTTGGAGCTATACtgtcgctccactcttctcttcactgcctcagcctttattcttgattcttccctggcttcgtccaaTAAGTCCAGATTCACTCGCctctcttcgttggattcttcaaccacaaaattctggtaacgtggcgagctctcgtgaatctcgactgggatcatcgcgtctgacccatataatagactgaaaggcgtctccatggtggaagattggggcgtggtgtggtatgcccatacaatccttggcacttctTCTGCCCGcgcccctttagctttctccagtcttctcttcagccctctcagcaaaactctattcgctgactctacttgcccatttgtctgggggtgttcgactgatgcgaacacctgcttgatgcctacctctgtGCACAGGTTTCTCAgctgttggcttgcaaactgggtgccGTTGTCGGATACCAGCCGCCTAGGCACGCCGAAGCGatacacgatgttcttccaaacaaagtgctGCACCTTGTGcacggtgatctgggccacgggctccgcctctatccacttggtgaagtattcaatggcgacgatcaggtacatcatctgccttatcgccagggggaacgggcctaggatgtcgattccccacatATGAAAAGGCCATGGACTATATATGGATCTcagctcctctggcggcgccttgtgccaatcagcgtgcctctgacattgcttgcaacgctgggcgtgctgcacgcaatcctctttcactgttggccagtagaaacctgcgcgtaccacTTTAGAAGCTAGAGAccttcctcccacgtggctcccacagataccttcgtggagttccgccattatcctgatgcactcgtcgccgcttacgcacgtTACGATAGGGTGTGtaaacccgtgtctgaacaataCCCCGTCTACCAGGGTATATCTTGCGGCGTTTCTCTTAATCTTCTTGCCCTCCTCCGGTTCCGCTGGGAGAatcccatccgccaggtatcatctgtatggcgtcatccaagtgtctccttcggctaaagCATATATCTGCGCATGATTTCCTTCCTCGGTTGCGTCCGCGTATGTACTGATGCGGGGCATCTTCATTGTATCTTAAGTCAAGGAAGGATGACTCCTTGGTCTCCCTCTCGCTGTACAAATatggaggacgtccaccctgttatcttccacaaACTTTCGcagagctttgagcgtctcttggattactgtcctctgtctgccccccttgcctgagctggccaacttggcaagcaggtcagctctgacATTCTACTCTCTTGGGACATGTACTAGCTTAAGAGcgctaaatgctcccttcagTAGCTGGACGTACCTTAAATACGCCGCCATTTGTGGGTCCTTGGCTTGAAATTCTCCCGAGACTTGCCCTGTGATCAGCTGTGaatcgctcttcaccaggaggttctgcgcacccatctccttggccaggagcatcccCGCGATCAGTGCCTCGTACTCAGCCTGGTTATTGCTCGCTTTAAAAGCGAAACGCAGagcttgctcgatcagcacaccattgggtccctccaagactatccctGCTCCACTTCCTTGTTGATTGGAGGAGCCATCGACTGAGAGCGACCACTGCGATCTTGACTCCACCTCTTGGTCGCCTCCGGGTGAGAGCTCTGCAACGAAATCCGCATATACCTGTCCTTTGATAGATCCTctgggctcgtactggatgtcaaactccgacagcttcaccgcccagcgaaccatccttccagcAACATCAGGCTTCTGTAGtaccttctggatggggagattcgtcatcaccaccaccgtaaaattgtgaaagtagtggcggagcctcctggccgagaaTACCACGACCAATGCTGCCTTTTCCAGCGACTGATACCTTGTCTCTGGGCCTTGTAAGCCTTactcacgaaatagatgggcttctgtaCTTGGTCCTGCTCCTAGACTAGCATAGAACTGATGGCCCGTTCTGTTACCGCAAAGTATAGTCGGAGGGGCACGCCTACCACTGGTTTGCAAAGGAcgggtggcgtcgccaagtactctttcaacttgatgaaagctGCTTCACACTCGTCGGTCCACGCAAAGCGACTATTCcttttgaggcactggaaataggggtgtCCCTTCTCTCCTCCTGCAGAAACGAACCTTGATAATGCTGCCATTCGCCCTGTCAgttgttgcacttccttcactgatGCCAGGCTCCTCATAGCAATGATGGCtgcgcacttatcagggtttGCCTCAATTCCTCTTTCTGTAAGCATGAAGCCTAAAAATTTTCCTGCCTCAACCccaaagacacacttctcagggttcagcttgaggcgaTATTTTGAGATGGTGgcgaacaactcttccaggtAGGCTGTATTTCGCCTTTTATCGTGCGAAGctaccaccatgtcatccacgtaggcttGTACATTCCTGCCTAACATAGGCGCCAGGActttgtccattaacctctggtaggtggcgcctgcattctttaacccaaacggcatcaccttgtagcagtagctacATGTCTCCGTCATGAGTGCTGATTTACCCTCGTccctcgggtgcatcttgatctgattgtagccTGAAAAAATGTCCAAGAAGCTCAGCATCTCGCAACCCGAGggactatccaccagggcgtcaatgctgggtagtgggtatgaatccttggggcacgccttgtttaaGTCTGTGAAGtctacacacatcctccacttcccattcgcttTCTTCACTagaacgacgttggccagccactcggggtattgtATTTCCCAGATGTGTCCAGCACTTAGCAACTTCTGTGTCTCTTCCTTCACCACGAGGCGCCTTtcctcgttaaactttctcctcctCTGTCGCACGGGGtgaaccgtggcgtccatgctaagATGGTGGCATAGaaagtcagggtcgatgcctggcatgtctgaGGCGGACCACGCAAAAGCATCtaagtggcgtgaaatcacctctgCCACTTCGTCCCGTTCTTCTTGGCTCAACAAACGCCCCAGTTTGAACGTCTTGCCGCCGATCTATATCTCCACCACATTAGCCGCCGGTTGATCTTTGCTATCCTCTTTTGTGGGTGTCGCCTTAAGTGCTCTCTAGGCGACGCCCCTTCTCAGGGCGAAGCGTCGTCACACCTCTCCTCTATGCGCTCGTCCGCTCTAGGCGTCGCCTCTGCGGGAGCGGCCTCGCCAGGCGTTGACTCCGTAGGCGTCGCCTCATTCAAAGGTTCTACTTCCATCGCTGCGTCTGAACTTGGTGGGCGTTCGAACACCATGAACACACCTCTCTTTGTTTTCaagctgttttcatagcattttcgcgcttcttcttgatctgacttgatgacgatcaccttgccactgagatccggcagcttcatcttcatgtggcgcgtggaggctactgcgttcaacctattcaacgccggtcggcccaacaggatgttgtgaGCTGAGTTGGCGTTTACAACTAAGTACCGAATGCTTTCGGTACGTGAGGCCGTTCCATCTGTGAATGTCGTCCTCAATTCTAAGTAGCCACATACTTCCACGTAGTTGTCAgcaaacccatataagcacccggtgtagggtctcaaaaggtcgggagacaaccgtagcttgttgaatgtcgaccagaacataacATCTGCAGAACTTCCCTGGTCTACTAGAACCCCGTGCACCTTTCTCTCGgccgtgacaaccgaaatgaccacggggtcattgtcgtgtggCACAACATCTCGTAGGTCCgtcctcgtgaacacgaggtctgactcccacgggtcacctgagattctttcttcaattgAATTTACTCCCCCTGCATATTTCCTCCGTTGGGAAGCAGTGGGTCCTCCTCCTGAAAAACCACCAGCAATGGTGTTAACTTCGCCAAGGACGGGCATCTCATGCGCCTGATCCTCCGCTGGTTCTGGCAGGGCCACAGTCGTGGTGGGTTCAGCGAGATAATCCTTTAAGAATCCGCTTTTTACTAACTCGTCCAACTGGTACCCCAGCGATAGGCAGTTGTTgatgtggtgaccgaaagcttcgtggaactcacaccaagaatccttgcgaggccctagcaccttgtcagtcttcgccggtcgcctcaacctttcagctatattaggcacggcgattaggtccttcaactccaccacaaagtcgTACCTCGCTGGCCTGGCCCTTTCTCTGGCCGGACGATTTCCTCTCGCTTGACCCCTGGGCTGGAGTTTTCTCgcctcataggggcgtctcccctcttgcttcttccttcccgttgtggtctcgttgaccctgacgggttgagctcgtGCGCTTCTCATacacctctccctcagaggcaatatgctccaccgcgcgacgccttatttcagcgaaggtcctggggcgattgcgaatgatggatGCGCAAAAGGGGCTGGGACACACGCCTTttctgaatgcgtacacgatcatgggctcttccgtagtaccaacctttactactTGGGCCCCTAAACGGTTGATGTACTCCTTCAAAGTCTCGCCCTGGTACTGCTTtacgtcgaacagatcatacGAAACGGGCGGTGGGGCCCTGTTCGCTAGGTATTGCTCCCTAAATAACCGCGACAGCTGCGGGAAGGAAGTGATATGGTCGTCTAGAAGGCTGacgaaccaatccatggccattcccatcaaggtgctcataaagagcttgcacctcacggcatcggagccgcctactagcaccatctgcgtgtggaatgcaGTGAGATGAGGCTCAagatcctccatcccggtgaagatcaccttgggccctacgaacgtgttggggatcactgcttccagaatctcctgcgagaatggagtggaaaactcccttggtggggtgagacgTTCGGTCTCATCTAGGTCACGTTGCCCTTGGTTATTGCCCAAACCacgacgcaactcctcattcatacgatggagctcttcgtttctcACGTGGGAGGCCGCAAGATCTGCCTCCATACGTTCTTGCTCCGCCCCCGATTTCGCCATTTCCtcctgcagcccttgcatcataTCCATGACCTGTTGCATGGTCATTTCCTCACTCGCAGCGCGTGTGGAACCTTGTCTCGTGGCCCTCATTCTTCAACGTTTTCCTCTGAATTCCTCCTGTCGTTATGGTAGCTCTGATAAACTCTCtgaaacttgtgatgggactgatgttttaaatcggccccatggtgggcgccaaatgttcttgccggttgacctgggtgtgtctttgtgcgcgaccttgcccgtcagctagggacaccttccttTTGGTAATCTGTGAGCACCTGCAAAGAAGtggacaaatgggcgccctagcggccgtttgcactccgacgctcaagtcaactaACAAGAAACACCtaaactctacacctccgtatcggagcaccgtggatggcactctgaaggtggtaaaatggATTGTGTATTGTGTGCTGTTTCTGGTTCTGGCAAACGAtccttctctagtcccttgtgcgtagcataagagctcgagcaagcaactagagtgtgtttTCGGGAAAATTCGCCAGAAGTTCGATCCCCGTTTCCAACGTCCCAGGTTCCCTTTAAATGTCTctcgcatttaaagcgtcttaaaagcgcatttaaggttatgaaacgttcagcgcctttaagacgtttaaaccacttaaagcatttaaagtaccttaaaacgctagaaacgtaaactttaattacttttaaatagctttaattacctcaTACCGGACAAACCCTTTGGAAATCATTGATGTTTCTGTTCTCCCTGCCGCGTGTCCTCCTGACTTGGCCGTTATtatacgtggagggcctcacagcattGTGACCCAGCTTAGGGGTATTTCCTCACGTGAGTCCTCATCCCGGGGaatgcatctggcgc
Coding sequences within it:
- the LOC137817188 gene encoding uncharacterized protein — translated: MTMQQVMDMMQGLQEEMAKSGAEQERMEADLAASHVRNEELHRMNEELRRGLGNNQGQRDLDETERLTPPREFSTPFSQEILEAVIPNTFVGPKVIFTGMEDLEPHLTAFHTQMVLVGGSDAVRCKLFMSTLMGMAMDWFVSLLDDHITSFPQLSRLFREQYLANRAPPPVSYDLFDVKQYQGETLKEYINRLGAQVVKVGTTEEPMIVYAFRKGVCPSPFCASIIRNRPRTFAEIRRRAVEHIASEGEVYEKRTSSTRQGQRDHNGKEEARGETPL
- the LOC137817187 gene encoding uncharacterized protein: MTNLPIQKVLQKPDVAGRMVRWAVKLSEFDIQYEPRGSIKGQVYADFVAELSPGGDQEVESRSQWSLSVDGSSNQQGSGAGIVLEGPNGVLIEQALRFAFKASNNQAEYEALIAGMLLAKEMGAQNLLVKSDSQLITGQVSGEFQAKDPQMAAYLRYVQLLKGAFSALKLVHVPRE
- the LOC137817186 gene encoding uncharacterized protein, yielding MIPVEIHESSPRYQNFVVEESNEERRVNLDLLDEAREESRIKAEAVKRRVERQYSSKVKPRQFQVGDLVMRKAHPYELENKLSPKWTGPFIITKAKGNRSYNLETLEGGPIPHSWNAANLKFYFS